The following are encoded in a window of Cryptococcus gattii WM276 chromosome M, complete sequence genomic DNA:
- a CDS encoding ADP-ribosylation-like factor, putative (Similar to TIGR gene model, INSD accession AAW46843.1): MGLLTIVRKNKAKSKEMRVLFLGLDNAGKTTILKKLNNESISDISPTLGFNIKSLIRDGYTLNIWDVGGQRTLRPYWRNYFESTDAVVWVVDSSDRMRMNDCRNELKELLHEERLAGATLLVFANKQDLAGSMLLEEIRDALELQSIISHRWVVYPCSAFTGENLNDGMNWLVKEVAKRLYWSGLSANEAELFQEIADDRTSTT, translated from the exons ATGG GTCTCTTGACAATTGTTCGCAAAAACAAAGCCAAGTCCAAGGAGATGAGGGTGCTATTCCT TGGACTCGATAACGCTGGAAAGACTACTATACTGAAGAAGTTGAACAATGAGAGCATTTCAGATATCAGCCCCACTTTGGGCTTCAATATTAAATCTTTGATTAGAGATGG ATACACTCTCAATATCT GGGACGTAGGAGGCCAACGAACGCTGCGGCCATATTGGAGAAATTACTTTGAATCTACCGACGCCGTCGTCTGGGTCGTAGACTCTTCAGACAGAATGCGTATGAATGACTGTCGGAATGAGTTAAAGGAGCTCCTGCACGAAGAA AGACTCGCAGGGGCAACCTTATTGGTCTTCGCCAACAAACAGGATCTTGCCGGTTCGATGCTATTGGAGGAGATCCGAGAT GCCCTTGAGCTGCAATCAATCATTTCGCATCGTTGGGTCGTTTATCCCTGTTCAGCTTTCACTGGGGAAAATCTCAACGATGGAATGAATTGGCTGGTGAAGGAGGTTGCCAAGCGACTATACTGGAGCGGATTGAGCGCAAACGAGGCAGAGCTATTCCAAGAGATAGCGGATGACCGGACAAGTACTACATGA
- a CDS encoding uncharacterized protein (Similar to TIGR gene model, INSD accession AAW46838.1): MTDHVSSVRQDGQQYDFFFYGTLCVPTVLAKVLGHKCKNITFQDALLPGYTRHKVKNEMYPAVIDKARTEQLSKDDPPNASEINTRGTYVKGLSCADVHAVDMFEGEEYSRLRLPIQILSEPANIQELPTELANPTAREGPTFKSSFAEDEPVEAEKNMVEGWVYVWAESLERLVPQIWQFEAFMRAKESEWNNIPEDWFTYLRSDGELQSHAVENEGLQDEEETEDGDESKLKGRIVEGFENFGKEMLKHWAFRPGYVNLNHGSYGSPPRQVLSYMRDLSEKIESCPDLFLRRTYLPLLNETRQKVADIIGAEQSEVVLVPNTTHGVFNVLENIKWDEGDVIVLFSTTYGAIAQMAKRFADVLPISVHIVPLTFPCTHAEVLTATEDVLARYNKEAIPNYTGQSWAEGKNGNQQRVRAVLCDAVASMPGVLYPWEKVVTLCKKYGALSIIDGAHAIGQIPLDVKKTDCDFFVSNCHKWLMAHRGAALLYVPMRNQYLMRTSVPTSAGYESSKYPTPGGVRSWDWASQYEWTGTQNWTPLLSVLSAIEFRKSIGGEQRIMDYCQSLAIEGGKRLRKKWGPVTCIMDTNPTSLSVAMVNLSLPHIPAPNSAADQAKQLYYFEEGMYKANCFAACYVHGGKWWVRFSAQVWNDLSDFEYVGEVLEKLCLEIKNGRYLEQESAKPASNIPKQDE, translated from the exons ATGACCGACCATGTTTCAAGCGTGCGACAGGATGGACAGCAATATGATT TCTTTTTCTATGGTACCCTCTGTGTACCTACTGTCCTTGCTAAAGTATTGGGACACAAATGCAAGAATATTACTTTCCAGGACGCTCTTCTACCT GGCTACACCAGGCACAAAGTCAAGAATGAGATGTATCCGGCCGTAATTGATAAAGCCCGTACTGAACAACTTTCCAAAGATGA CCCTCCGAATGCTAGCGAAATCAATACTCGAGGAACCTATGTGAAGGGTCTCTCCTGCGCCGATGTCCACGCTGTTGACATGtttgaaggagaagagtACTCTCGTCTGCGCCTGCCGATCCAAATTCTCTCAGAACCGGCCAATATCCAAGAACTTCCCACCGAGCTCGCCAATCCTACGGCCCGCGAGGGCCCTACTTTTAAATCTTCTTTCGCCGAGGACGAGCCGGTAGAAGCCGAGAAGAATATGGTGGAGGGCTGGGTGTACGTCTGGGCTGAATCTTTGGAGAGGCTTGTGCCCCAGATATGGCAGTTCGAAGCGTTCATGAGGGCAAAAGAGTCAGAATGGAATAATATTCCGGAGGACTGGTTCACATATCTTCGCTCGGATGGCGAGCTGCAATCCCATGCCGTTGAGAACGAAGGATTGcaagacgaagaggagaCTGAGGATGGGGACGAATCGAAGCTCAAAGGGAGAATCGTTGAAGGATTTGAGAATTTTGGTAAGGAAATGTTAAAACACTGGGCTTTTCGTCCTGGAT ATGTCAATCTCAATCACGGATCTTATGGTTCACCTCCTCGACAAGTTTTAAGCTATATGCGAGATCTTTCTGAAAAGATTGAATCATGTCCTGACCTCTTCCTGCGTCGTACCTACCTGCCACTCCTCAATGAAACTCGCCAAAAAGTCGCAGACATCATTGGTGCTGAGCAGTCAGAGGTAGTTCTGGTCCCCAACACAACACATGGAGTGTTCAATGTGCTGGAGAACATTAAATGGGATGAAGGCGATGTTATTGTCCTCT TTTCAACGACGTATGGCGCAATCGCCCAGATGGCAAAGCGCTTTGCTGATGTTCTCCCAATTTCTGTCCACATCGTACCCCTCACCTTTCCTTGCACTCATGCAGAGGTTCTCACTGCTACCGAAGACGTATTGGCCCGCTATAATAAAGAGGCGATCCCCAATTACACTGGACAAAGTTGGGCCGAAGGTAAAAATGGGAACCAGCAGAGAGTTAGGGCAGTGTTGTGTGATGCAGTAGCCAGTATGCCAGG CGTGCTGTACCCATGGGAGAAAGTGGTGACGCTTTGCAAGAAGTATGGTGCACTCTCCATCATCGATGGTGCTCATGCAATTGGTCAAATTCCTTTAGATGTCAAGAAGACTGATTGTGACTTTTTTGTTTCT AATTGTCATAAATGGCTCATGGCTCATCGCGGTGCTGCACTTCTTTATGTCCCCATGCGTAATCAGTACCTCATGCGGACTTCAGTTCCAACATCTGCAGGGTATGAGTCGAGCAAGTATCCTACTCCTGGGGGTGTAAGATCTTGGGATTGGGCTTCTCAG TATGAGTGGACAGGTACACAGAACTGGACTCCTCTCTTATCTGTTTTGTCTGCTATTGAATTCAGAAAGTCTATAGGTGGGGAACAAAGGATAATGGATTACTGTCAGTCACTTGCAATTGA AGGAGGCAAAAGGCTTAGGAAGAAATGGGGTCCTGTTACCTGTATCATGGACACCAACCCCACTTCTCTTAGTGTTGCTATGGTAAacctttctcttcctcataTTCCTGCACCCAACAGTGCTGCAGACCAGGCAAAACAGCTTTATTActttgaagaagggatgTATAAGGCAAACTGTTTTGCAGCCTGTTATGTACATGGTGGAAAGTGGTGGGTCAGGTTCTCAGCTCAGGTATGGAATGAT TTGAGTGATTTTGAGTATGTGGGAGAGGTGCTAGAGAAACTATGCCTGGAAATCAA GAATGGCAGATATCTTGAACAAGAAAGTGCCAAACCTGCAAGCAATATACCCAAACAGGATGAATGA
- a CDS encoding Hypothetical Protein (Similar to TIGR gene model, INSD accession AAW46939.1): MSPYIHPSEASALGESSKSATTPILASIGTVLIDAFDSLPQPVVDDSLAFSSRPASPVITEQAPQPQGHPQPLVIPPRRLRLSPPPSSPATSGTSGPSTPQMTLDDIPVPNAEEIYEMLGGGALYALVGARFWLPPCQLRTLVDRAPVENDDCPKDVEEKLAKLGSEIWVWNRGEGTRMTRARIRYDGDVRYFQPVVKAPHRTVQELFTSPLLHAEYLHISPPYSPENVAVIISDLKALPKGSWRPKIVFEPTPPSCHPGQKDWLEHILPDIEVLSPNHEELFSFYSIPIMPTSSISLRPTVERLVSHILHNVSIGANGQGIVVVRCGRLGACVGTKKGGLKWCPAYWEGDDVKKVKDVTGAGNSFLGGYVAGLSLTNDPYEALLYATVSSSFVVEQFGLPRLMDCTDPLTSEEIWNADTPSRRLKELKRRLAL; encoded by the exons ATGAGCCCCTACATCCATCCATCAGAAGCAAGTGCTCTTGGGGAGTCTTCCAAATCCGCCACAACCCCCATTCTGGCATCCATCG GCACCGTCCTGATTGATGCATTCGACAGTCTGCCTCAGCCTGTTGTGGACGATAGCCTGGCTTTTTCTTCTCGGCCAGCATCTCCAGTCATCACGGAGCAGGCGCCTCAACCTCAAGGGCATCCTCAACCCTTAGTGATTCCTCCGCGTCGCCTTCGTCTCTCCCCTCCCCCGTCGTCCCCAGCAACTTCCGGAACCTCAGGCCCTTCGACTCCCCAGATGACCCTTGATGATATTCCCGTGCCAAATGCCGAAGAGATTTATGAAATGCTGGGTGGCGGTGCTCTATATGCACTCGTTGGGGCGAGATTTTGGCTTCCTCCTTGTCAATTACGGACTCTTGTTGATCGAGCCCCTGTTGAAAACGATGACTGCCCGAAAGATGTGGAAGAAAAGCTAGCGAAATTGGGTAGTGAGATATGGGTTTGGAATAGAGGCGAAGGAACGAGAATGACAAGAGCAAGAATACGATATGACGGTGATGTCCGATA TTTTCAACCTGTTGTGAAGGCTCCACATCGGACAGTACAGGAGCTTTTTACATCACCCCTTCTTCATGCTGAATATCTTCATATTTCCCCCCCATACTCTCCCGAAAATGTGGCCGTTATCATCTCTGATCTGAAGGCTTTGCCAAAAGGCAGCTGGCGACCTAAGATCGTCTTTGAGCCTACTCCCCCTTCATGCCACCCTGGCCAGAAGGACTGGCTGGAACACATTCTTCCCGATATCGAAGTACTCTC CCCCAATCACGAGGAGCTCTTTTCTTTCTACTCTATCCCTATCATGCCAACCTCTTCTATCTCGCTGCGTCCCACAGTTGAACGCCTGGTGTCCCATATTCTGCATAATGTCAGTATCGGCGCGAATGGGCAAGGCATAGTGGTCGTCAGGTGTGGTCGTCTCGGAGCGTGTGTGGGCACCAAGAAAGGTGGACTAAAATGGTGCCCGGCTTATtgggaaggtgatgatgTGAAGAAAGTAAAAGATGTGACTGGAG CTGGCAACTCTTTTCTGGGAGGTTACGTGGCAGGACTTTCTCTGACGAATGACCCTTACGAAG CTCTTCTATACGCCACCGTTTCATCCTCTTTTGTTGTAGAGCAGTTCGGACTGCCTCGATTAATGGATTGCACCGATCCTCTGACGAGCGAAGAAATTTGGAATGCCGACACTCCCTCTCGCCGATTGAAGGAACTGAAACGGCGCTTGGCTCTGTAA
- a CDS encoding Allantoin permease, putative (Similar to TIGR gene model, INSD accession AAW46841.1), producing the protein MTIKFSKPDPKKWFTSEYWHLDTPPASYATHDGWSNADVDVVPMEQRNWRAVNYLFLWLADGANVGTMQQAASIISLGLSWREASVAIAIGNIIIAAAVTLNGVVGSRHHIPFSIASRASMGFYFSYFAVISRLVLGLLYFGINTFIGASCTLICLEAIWPQLKTYNNTIPASQGVTSNKMIAYFVFWAIQFPLVMIPPRKMRWLFFVKSIFAITAAFATLGWAVKQAGGGGPIFQQHTALTGSARSWAWLAGINIAISGKTTLAINIPDLTRYARKTSDAYWQVIFIPVVYWVFSFIGLVIASAGQDIYGKLYWDPTSIVALWTSRAGAFFVAFAFGFATLGTNISTNSIATSNDFAFLAPKWLNIKRGAFITSLLGGWATCPWKIQASATSLTTFLSGYIIVLAPLAAIMIGDYWVVRKTRLHVPMLYQNEGIYKYTWGVNWRALVTLVIVIPINLPGLIHAINPKVPIGNFSYFYKASWLTSFFIAAGIYLILSSIFPPISSLVDATVESMGEDISEPTADSKGWEMEKVRESDRSHPLVNTV; encoded by the exons ATGACTATCAAATTCTCCAAGCCCGACCCCAAAAAGTGGTTTACTTCCGAATACTGGCACCTCGACACTCCACCCGCTTCCTATGCTACCCATGATGGTTGGAGTAACGCGGATGTCGATGTTGTCCCTATGGAGCAGCGAAACTGGCGAGC CGTTAATTACCTCTTTTTATGGTTGGCTGATGGTGCTAATGTGGGCACTATGCAACAAGCTGCCTCCATTATTTCTCTTGGTTTGAGTTGGAGAGAGGCCTCCGTCGCCAT CGCCATCGGTAACATTATTATTGCCGCCGCAGTCACCCTTAACGGTGTTGTTGGCTCTCGGCACCATATCCCTTTTTCCATTGCTTCTCGTGCTTCTATGGGTTTTTACTTCTCCTATTTTGCCGTTATCTCCCGTCTCGTCTTGGGTCTTCTCTACTTTGG TATTAACACCTTCATTGGTGCATCTTGCACCCTTATCTGCCTCGAAGCCATCTGGCCTCAACTCAAGACCTACAACAACACCATCCCCGCTTCCCAAGGTGTCACTAGCAACAAGATGATCGCCTACTTTGTCTTCTGGGCAA TTCAGTTCCCGCTTGTGATGATCCCCCCTAGAAAAATGCGATGGTTATTCTTCGTCAAGTCCATCTTTGCCATCACTGCCGCTTTCGCTACTCTTGGCTGGGCCGTTAAGCAAgctggtggtggcggtCCGATTTTCCAGCAACATACCGCCCTCACGGGCTCTGCCAGGTCTTGGGCTTGGTTGGCCGGTATCAATATAGCTATCTCCGGTAAGACGACTCTTGCTATCAACATC CCCGACTTAACCCGATATGCGCGAAAGACTAGTGACGCCTACTGGCAGGTTATCTTCATCCCTGTCGTCTACTGGGTATTTTCCTTTATCGGTCTCGTCATTGCTTCTGCCGGCCAG GACATCTATGGCAAGCTCTATTGGGACCCCACTAGCATCGTCGCCCTGTGGACCTCTCGAGCCGGTGCCTTTTTCGTCGCTTTTGCCTTTGGTTTCGCTACCCTCGGTACTAACATTTCCACCAATTCTATTGCCACATCGAATGATTTTGCATTCCTTGCTCCCAAGTGGCTGAACATCAAGCGAGGCGCCTTCATCACCTCCCTTTTGGGAGGTTGGGCCACTTGCCCTTGGAAAATCCAAGCTAGTGCGACTT CCTTGACCACTTTCTTATCAGGTTACATCATTGTCTTGGCTCCTTTGGCA GCCATCATGATTGGGGACTACTGGGTCGTTCGCAAGACTCGCTTACACGTCCCTATGCTCTACCAAAATGAAGGCATTTACAAGTACACCTGGGGTGTCAACTGGCGAGCTCTCGTAACTCTTGTTATTGTCATCCCTATCAATCTCCCCGGTCTTATCCATGCCATCAACCCCAAAGTTCCCATTGGCAACTTCAGCTACTTCT ATAAGGCTTCTTGGCTCACATCTTTCTTCATCGCTGCTGGGATCTACCTTATCctttcttccatcttcccccccatctcttctcttgTTGATGCCACTGTTGAGAGCATGGGCGAGGACATTTCCGAACCCACGGCCGATTCGAAGGGCtgggagatggagaaggtgCGAGAGTCGGACAGGAGCCACCCCCTTGTCAACACTGTCTAA